In Cydia fagiglandana chromosome 16, ilCydFagi1.1, whole genome shotgun sequence, the following are encoded in one genomic region:
- the LOC134671704 gene encoding uncharacterized protein LOC134671704, which translates to MHASSNSEIACQNKDVVQGTTQQPLGAMRQSLGVLPVADQELLAEQWSEAGCATCGEWGSRYLCIWSGAEADAISNGPGSGPGTEYQVNLLPYYAHAARVIAAFSSVSEIVGPLVFSKRRTWSRNAGAYFWCLCCHCALDCMERDWCAYCQLLAHSSLLNDGSRGHVTPRHVKYINKSNQGKRSLNSNR; encoded by the exons ATGCACGCGTCATCAAACTCAG AGATTGCGTGTCAGAATAAGGATGTTGTTCAAGGAACAACGCAGCAGCCACTTGGAGCAATGCGGCAGTCACTTGGAGTGTTGCCTGTTGCCGACCAGGAGTTGCTGGCCGAGCAGTGGAGTGAAGCAGGATGTGCCACCTGCGGTGAATGGGGGAGCAGATATCTGTGCATCTGGTCAGGCGCGGAGGCCGACGCCATCAGCAATGGTCCTGGCAGTGGACCAGGAACCGAGTATCAGGTGAATCTGTTACCGTATTACGCTCATGCTGCTCGAGTGATAGCAGCGTTCAGTAGTGTGTCCGAGATTGTCGGACCACTGGTGTTCTCGAAGCGGAGGACCTGGTCAAGGAACGCAGGTGCTTATTTCTGGTGCCTATGCTGTCATTGTGCACTGGATTGTATGGAGCGCGACTGGTGCGCTTATTGTCAGTTGTTGGCGCATAGCTCATTGCTGAACGACGGGAGCAGAGGTCACGTCACGCCACGCCACGTCAAGTACATCAATAAGTCAAACCAGGGAAAGCGGTCACTCAATTCAAATAGGTAA